GGCTCGTCGGCTTTAGCGTTTCGCGAACTCCGCGATTTCGCTCGGCGACAGGCAGCGGTCGAAGATCAACGTCCGGCCGATGAGTCCGCGGTAATAGGCGTGGTGAAAATAGAAGATCTCGGTTCCGAAGACGACCGAAGGAACGACCGGCGATTCGGAGGAGAACTTCTTCGTCGTCCCTTCGCCGGCCTGTTTGCCGTCTACGAAGAGGCGCACGTGCCACTGCATGGCGGAAGGCTCGGCGGTCATTGCGACATGGTACCAACGATCGGCTTCCAGCTTCGTATCGGAAACGAAAGCGTCGCTGACGTTGATGTAAGACGCTAATTGATAGGGGGCTTTGTCGCCTTGCAAACTGAGCACGAAGCGCCGCCCGCCGAAGCCGACGATATCTCCCTTGCCGGGATGCGTGCTGATCCCCATCGCCGGTGCAGGCTTGATCCAAGCGGAAATGGTGACCCCTTTCAGCGGCGCTCCGCCACCATGATGGCCTGCCAACGCAGCGGGGACCGTATTCTTTCCTTCGTAGCTCGGATTGCTCAGATAGAAGCGATTCAAGCCGCTGTCGATGCGATAGTCTTTGCGGCCTGTCGTGTTCTCGGCGAAGCGCAGCGCCGGCCGACCGGCATCGACGACCCAGTCGACGTTCGCCAAGTCGAGATGCCCGAGCGAACTGCCGCCGACCGGAGCGCCGGCGGCGTAGTTCAAGACATTCAGCCCTTGGCCTTCTTCCATCCGATAGTCGGCGATCGCGCCGGCCGGAGCGGCAGAGAAAGCCGGAGGGACTTGCTTAGGGCCGTGAGCGACGTCGTTCGCCGGCTGTTCGCCCTCGCCGAGCTTGCGAAACTCGACATCGGTCACGAGCATCGCGCCGGTGCCTGCGTTGCCGAACGCGACGGCTAGAGAGCCTCCTTCTTCCGGCACTTCGAAAACGAAGCCTTGTCGTTGCCAATCGAAGCTGCCGTTGCCGACGAAGTGGCGCAACTCGCTGAGCGGCTTGCCTGTCTTCGCCTGCGAGACCGTGACTTCGATCCGACCTCCTTCGCCGTGCGCGTTTACGGATTTTACGAGCGCCGTGACGACATAGCGCCCTTTCGCCAGCGGGCTCGTCGCCGAGCTCGCTAGCGGCAGATTCGCTTTGCCGAACGACGCCGGGCCGAGCTTCATCGCAAAGCCGCTGCCCGCCCCGCAGTTCTTTTCCAGTTCGTAGCTGGGGCGCACGTTATGCGCCGTCATAAACGGCGTTCGCCCGTAGATCCAGGTCTCGCTCATCGGCACGAACTGACCGAACGTCAGCTTCGGCCATTCATCGGCGAAGATGTAGTGATGCTTCGGGTCGAGCGTCGGCGCGTCGTAAACTTTCGAGTGCTCGAAGAGTTTTTTGGCTTCTTCGACGGGATAGCCGGTGTAGCGATACTTCACGCGCACCTTCGTGCCCGGGGGGGACGTTTCCGTAGCGAATGCCACGGCCGTATCGTAGAACGCCGCGCAGACGGCCGTGTCGAGCTTCCGATGCATCGGCTTCGCCGGATCTTTCGGATCACGGTTCCATTCCGGCGAAATATCGTATTCGATCGTCGGAGCGACTTGCTGCCGGTCGACGTGTCGGCCGTACCACACACGCAAACCATAGTACGTTTCTAGGTCGTATTGCGGGCCGGGATCGACCGGGTACAACGGCCGATGATACAATTCTCCTCCCTTGCGCTTGGCGATCAAATATTGCCAACGAAACGGATCGAGCGGCGTGTGATGCTCGAAGTCGAAGCCGTAGCGGAAATGAAACGGCTCGCCGGGAAGCACTTCCAACTCGCTCTCGATGTCGTAGGTATACATCCCTCGATCGGCGTCGAAGCCGACGGTGAGCTTGCTCTTCGTCGTGAAGCGGCTGTTGAGGCTTAAGGCCGACCAAGTCGCTTGCAGGCTTTCGCCGCCGCCGCTTACGACGGGATCGGTCCACTTCTGTTTCCCTTCGGGAAACGCTCCCTGATTCTCGATCCCCCAATGGGAATCGAACGTGAGCTGCGGTTTGTAGCCGGGCTTGAGCTTGGCGAAGCAACTCGGATCTTTCACGTTGTGAAGTTGCAGGATCGGTTCATTGCCGTCGAACACCCAAGGCCGGCCCCCCAGCCAAGTGCGCAAGGCGAACTTCCTCGGCGCCGGTTTCATCGCAACGGTCGTAGACTCCGGCGGCGCTGTCTTCAGTTCGACTTTCTCAAACGCGACACGCGCGCCGCTGCTCACGCCGATGCCGACGCGGCCGGTCGTGAGCGGAAGAAACGTATCGCGATAGCGGATCTTTTCTTGGCCGTCGACGCTTACGACGATTTCGGAGCCCCGAGCGCTGACGACGATCACGTACGGCTTTTTCAATTCGATCGCGCAGGGGGCGACTTGCACGTAGCCCCCTTCCGGGTACTTCACCAGCGCCACGTCTTGATACTTGTGCGAGAGTTGTACGCGGTAGCCGCTCTGCTCCGCGGCTCGAATCAGAACTGCCGCCTCGTAGCCTTGGTCCGCGAATTCGGCCGAAGGCCAAGCCGACCAGGAAGAGCCGAAGAACGAAAACTGCTTAGCGGCTTCGAGCAGCGTGACCGTCGCCGAGAGTTCGGTCGTCCATTTGTCAACGTCGTCGGCCCGGCTTATGTTCGTGCCGAGCATTAGAAATAGCATGGTCCAAGCAAGCAGAGATCGGCGGTATATCGCTTTAAGCATGGCTTCGTTCAATCTTGTTTTAGGGGCGAGATTCAGGCACTCAGCTTAAGCGAGTGTGATGCCATTAGCTTAGTTTGTCTACGCGCAGAGGGATAGCTTCGGCTTCGCCGGGGTGAGTGCTGCTGCTCATATCAAGCTTGCTTGAATTGTCGGTGAGTTGATCCGATGATGGGGCGAGGTGTCTTCGTCGGCGACGACGGAATCTCAAACCGAAATCTTTGATTCGTGAAGCGAACCCCCAATGCTCACTCGTCTGCACTACTTCAGTTTCGCGTTACTGATTCTCACTGCGACGACATCGCGAGCCGAAGTCCGCACGCATGCGCTGATCTCCGACGGCATGGTTCTCCAGCGCGATCAACCGGCTCGGCTTTGGGGAACCGCCGCCGTCGGCGAGAAAGTTACCGTCGAGTTTCGCGACAAGACCGCTACGACCGTAGCAGGCAGCGACGGCAAATGGCGAATCGAACTCGATGCGCAAGCCGGCGGTGGCCCGTTTCCGTTGAAGATCGTCGGCGAGAACGTGATCCGGTTCGAGAACGTCTTCGTCGGCGACGTTTGGCTCTGTAGCGGTCAATCGAACATGGGCTGGCCCGTTGCGACGCGCCCCGGCTCCGGCGAACTGCTCGGGACGGAGAACCCGCGGATTCGCTTGTTCACCGTGCCGCAGCGATTGCTCGACGAGCCCGTGAGCGAAGTGGCGGGAAGTTGGTCGGAGTGCGGTCCGACGACGCTCTTAAACTTTTCCGCCGCAGCTTATTATTTCGGTCGTGAACTCGAGCAAACTCAGAAGGTTCCGATCGGGCTGATACATGCTTCCTACGGCGGCTCGGGGGTCGAGCAATGGCTCGGCGGTTCGGCGATGACGGAAGCTCCCGAGCTCGCTCCCTTGCGCGCGGCGCGAGCAAGCGAAAAACAAGCGGCGGCTCAAGCACGACTGCGCATACAACCGGAAATCGAGCGCTATCAAGCGGCGCTTGCGGAAGCGAAGAAGAACGGCACGCCGGTTCCTAAGCCGCCGCGCGGCATGCACGCCGCACCGACGACGTCGCAACTCTACAACGGCATGATCGCACCGTTGCTGCCGTACGCGATTCGCGGAGTCATTTGGTATCAGGGCGAGGCGGATACCAACAAGCCGCAAGATTACGAAGCACTGTTCTCCGCGCTCATTCGCGGTTGGCGGCGCGATTGGAAGCAAGGGGAGTTCCCGTTTCTCTTCGTGCAGATCGCGCCATTCGGAAAAATAGTCGTAGGGCCGGCATCGAGCCAGTGGGCGGCGCTCCGCGAAGCGCAGCTCAAGACCAGTCACACGGTCGAGCGAACCGGCATGGCCGTCGTGACCGATTGGGGGCATGAGACCGACATTCATATCAAGCAGAAAAAACCGGTCGGCCACAGGCTCGCGCTGCTGGCCCGCGCGCTGGTCTACGGCGAAAAGCTCGTTTTCTCAGGCCCAACATTCACCGCTTTGAATGTGAAAGGAAACGAAGCGGTGCTCGGCTTCGAGCATGTTGGCGCCGGCTTGGTCGCTAAGCGAATGATTCTCGAAGACGTGAGCACCGACCCTCGGACGGGGCCGGGTGGCGCCTTGCACGTTGCCGAAGATGCTTCGGACGCGCCCGTTCAAGTGCAAGGTTTTACCGTTGCCGGCGCCAATCGAAAGTTCGTCGCCGCACATGCCGAGATCCGGGGCGACACGGTCGTGGTAACGAGTTCCGAAGTCGCCGAGCCGGTGGCGGTGCGTTACGGTTGGGCCGACTACCCGACCGGTAATCTATTCAATCGCGACGGTCTCCCCGCTTCGCCGTTTCGCACGGACGATTGGGAGTTGTCGTCTCCGGCGCCGATCGGTCGACGCTAGACGACTAGCGCTTTTTCTCGCGCGGATTCTTTCGAGAAGCGTCAGCCGGTTTGGTTTTCCCCGCAGGTGCATCGCCGAGCCGTTCATCAGGGAATAGCTTCGCCAGCGGCTTCGGCAGCGGCGACTTCAAGCTGATCGGCTCGCCGCTCGTCGGGTGAGCGAACGTGAGCGCGAAGGCGTGCAACGCCAGTCGCCCGCAAGGATCGGTCGTCGCTTCGTACAGGCGATCTCCCGCGACGGGACAGCCGATCCCGGCGAAATGCACCCGAATCTGATGCTTGCGCCCCGTCTCCAATCGGGCCTCGACGAGCGACCAATCGTCTTTCGTTTGCAAGACGCGATAGTGGGTCGTCGCTTGTCGCGAATTGTCTTCTGCTGGATCGCGACTGCTATACGACTTCAACGCCGTGCTTTCGGTGATGTAGCTGCTGATCGTTCCCGCGGCCGAGCTCGGGCGTCCTTCCACGACGGCCAGATACCGCTTCGTCACGGTCGACCAAGCATCTTGGAGCGTCTTCTTCACCAGGTTGTTCTTGGCAAACAGGACGAGCCCCGAAGTGCCTTGATCGAGGCGATGGACGACGACTGCACGCGTCGGCTGCTTAAGATCTCGTCGGCGCAAGTATTCGTTCAGACGATAAAAAAGAGTGTCGCGCTTGTCGTTCTCCGTGGCGACGGTCAGCAGGCCCGACGGTTTATCGATGACGATGACCGCGTCGTCTTCGTAGACGAACTGAATGCGGGCCGAGGCCAGTCGCTCGACCGCCGAGGCCGTGCGCAAATCGCTCACGGCGACGTCGTCGCCTGGTGCGAGAAGATGGTCGAACTGCCGCACGACTTCACCGTTCACCGCGACCGCGCCGAACTTCAGCAGGTTCTTGACGACGGTTCGTTTAAGCCCGAGCGAATCGAGCAAATACGCCAAGAGGGGCTCGGCACGAGGGACGGTAACTTTACGCAAAACGGCGATGGCTTTCTCTCCCGAAAAAAACGGCGATTCCAATCACGAACGACTACGACCCCGCGGCCTTGATCATCGGAGGCAACTCTTGGCCTTCGGCCGTGAACCGCATCGAGATCGAATTGACGCAATGCCTTGTGTTCTTCGGGGTCATTCGTTCGCCGAGAAACACATGGCCCAAGTGCCCGCCGCAATTCCGGCAGACGATCTCGGTTCGCCGGCCATCGGGATCGAAATGCCGCTCGACCGCGCCGACGATCTCGTCGTCGAAGCTCGGCCAGCCGCAATGGCTGTCGAACTTATCTTTCGACCGATAGAGGGGGGCGTTGCATTGTCGGCAAATGAAAGTTCCGGCATCGTGCAGGTCGGTATATTCTCCAACGAAAGGACGCTCAGTTCCTTTGTTGACGATCACGTGCGACTCGGCCGCCGTTAGTGGATTGAACGGGGTAGCGGATTTCTCGGCAGCCATAGTGCCCTCTCCTAGCAAGCTGATTATTTCGTGTAGAGACTATTTTAGCGTATCCCTCCCGTCTCGGCGAACCGTGGACGAAGCTGAATTTCGGGGAGCCCGTCGCCCGCTTGACGCCGTTCCGGTCGCCGGAATAGAACGAATGCTCTCGAATATCCCGCTGCGAAAAGCAAACGAGGCACGTTTTATTTTTACCTCGCATTTAGAAGCCTTCGCCGACGACGAAACGCTTCGTGCGCGCGTGCTCGACGTTCTCACGGCGCTCCCGGCGGAAGTTCAGCGCGACTTTCTCGACGACCCTCGCTTTCGCATCGCGAAGGAAACGTTCGTTCCCGGCAAAGGCTGGACCCATTGGATGGAGAGCCCCGGTGCGACGGGAAGCGTCAGCCGTTGCGTGCTGCTCCGCGCGCGCCTCGGTTCCAGTTCGACGGCGTTCGCCCATTATGTGATCGCCCACGAATTCGCGCATGCGTTTCTACGCAACGGCGGCTGGGGCGAGATCACCGATCGCGAAGAAGCCGCCGACGCGTTGGCCGCCAGTTGGGGCTTTCGTCGCCCCACCGACGGCCGCTGAGATCGCGTCTTATAGCTGGCGCATGTAGGCGACGAGATCTTGTTTCTCTTGCGCGTTCAAGTCGAGCTTGAGGACGAGATTGAAGAACTCGACCGTGTCTTCCAACGTCAGGCAGCGACCGTCGTGCAGATACGGCGGCGAATCTTTGATGCCGCGGAGCGTGAAGGTTTTGATCTGTCCGGTCGGCGCTTCATTGATGAATCGCTCCAGCTTCAGATCGTGCATCTGATGATCCAGGAAAAACGGCGCGGGATGGCAACTCGCGCAGCGCGCTTTGCCGACAAATAGTTTCTCGCCGCGCAATTCGCTTTCCGTGGCAACCTCCGGCATTAAGCGCCCTTCCGGATCGAGCTTGGGAGCCGGCGGAAAATCGAGCATGTTTTGGAACTGGGCCATGTGGCTCACCGGCACGCGATCGAGAATCATAAATCCTTTTTTCATCGCATGGATCGGGTCGCCATTGAAGTACGCGGTTCGCTGCTCGAACTCGGTAAAGTCTTCGACGGAACGCAAGCTCCGCTTCGAGCCGTGAATCTGCTGCTGATTTAAGCCACGCAGGCTGACCGTATCCAAGCGAAAGCGGCGCTGCTGCGGACGATTGTCGGGATTGAGATGAAACTGTCCGGTCGTATGACCGTTAACATGGCAATCGAAGCAGGTAACTCCTAAGCTCGGCTGGAGCGATTTTCGATCATCGGTCGGGTTGAATTCTTC
The sequence above is drawn from the Planctomycetia bacterium genome and encodes:
- a CDS encoding LamG domain-containing protein; this translates as MLFLMLGTNISRADDVDKWTTELSATVTLLEAAKQFSFFGSSWSAWPSAEFADQGYEAAVLIRAAEQSGYRVQLSHKYQDVALVKYPEGGYVQVAPCAIELKKPYVIVVSARGSEIVVSVDGQEKIRYRDTFLPLTTGRVGIGVSSGARVAFEKVELKTAPPESTTVAMKPAPRKFALRTWLGGRPWVFDGNEPILQLHNVKDPSCFAKLKPGYKPQLTFDSHWGIENQGAFPEGKQKWTDPVVSGGGESLQATWSALSLNSRFTTKSKLTVGFDADRGMYTYDIESELEVLPGEPFHFRYGFDFEHHTPLDPFRWQYLIAKRKGGELYHRPLYPVDPGPQYDLETYYGLRVWYGRHVDRQQVAPTIEYDISPEWNRDPKDPAKPMHRKLDTAVCAAFYDTAVAFATETSPPGTKVRVKYRYTGYPVEEAKKLFEHSKVYDAPTLDPKHHYIFADEWPKLTFGQFVPMSETWIYGRTPFMTAHNVRPSYELEKNCGAGSGFAMKLGPASFGKANLPLASSATSPLAKGRYVVTALVKSVNAHGEGGRIEVTVSQAKTGKPLSELRHFVGNGSFDWQRQGFVFEVPEEGGSLAVAFGNAGTGAMLVTDVEFRKLGEGEQPANDVAHGPKQVPPAFSAAPAGAIADYRMEEGQGLNVLNYAAGAPVGGSSLGHLDLANVDWVVDAGRPALRFAENTTGRKDYRIDSGLNRFYLSNPSYEGKNTVPAALAGHHGGGAPLKGVTISAWIKPAPAMGISTHPGKGDIVGFGGRRFVLSLQGDKAPYQLASYINVSDAFVSDTKLEADRWYHVAMTAEPSAMQWHVRLFVDGKQAGEGTTKKFSSESPVVPSVVFGTEIFYFHHAYYRGLIGRTLIFDRCLSPSEIAEFAKR
- a CDS encoding sialate O-acetylesterase → MLTRLHYFSFALLILTATTSRAEVRTHALISDGMVLQRDQPARLWGTAAVGEKVTVEFRDKTATTVAGSDGKWRIELDAQAGGGPFPLKIVGENVIRFENVFVGDVWLCSGQSNMGWPVATRPGSGELLGTENPRIRLFTVPQRLLDEPVSEVAGSWSECGPTTLLNFSAAAYYFGRELEQTQKVPIGLIHASYGGSGVEQWLGGSAMTEAPELAPLRAARASEKQAAAQARLRIQPEIERYQAALAEAKKNGTPVPKPPRGMHAAPTTSQLYNGMIAPLLPYAIRGVIWYQGEADTNKPQDYEALFSALIRGWRRDWKQGEFPFLFVQIAPFGKIVVGPASSQWAALREAQLKTSHTVERTGMAVVTDWGHETDIHIKQKKPVGHRLALLARALVYGEKLVFSGPTFTALNVKGNEAVLGFEHVGAGLVAKRMILEDVSTDPRTGPGGALHVAEDASDAPVQVQGFTVAGANRKFVAAHAEIRGDTVVVTSSEVAEPVAVRYGWADYPTGNLFNRDGLPASPFRTDDWELSSPAPIGRR
- a CDS encoding RluA family pseudouridine synthase; the protein is MRKVTVPRAEPLLAYLLDSLGLKRTVVKNLLKFGAVAVNGEVVRQFDHLLAPGDDVAVSDLRTASAVERLASARIQFVYEDDAVIVIDKPSGLLTVATENDKRDTLFYRLNEYLRRRDLKQPTRAVVVHRLDQGTSGLVLFAKNNLVKKTLQDAWSTVTKRYLAVVEGRPSSAAGTISSYITESTALKSYSSRDPAEDNSRQATTHYRVLQTKDDWSLVEARLETGRKHQIRVHFAGIGCPVAGDRLYEATTDPCGRLALHAFALTFAHPTSGEPISLKSPLPKPLAKLFPDERLGDAPAGKTKPADASRKNPREKKR
- a CDS encoding methionine-R-sulfoxide reductase — protein: MAAEKSATPFNPLTAAESHVIVNKGTERPFVGEYTDLHDAGTFICRQCNAPLYRSKDKFDSHCGWPSFDDEIVGAVERHFDPDGRRTEIVCRNCGGHLGHVFLGERMTPKNTRHCVNSISMRFTAEGQELPPMIKAAGS